A genomic region of Calditrichota bacterium contains the following coding sequences:
- the fusA gene encoding elongation factor G → MKDYSMEKLRNVGLISHGGVGKTSLAEAMLFDAGETNRLGKVDDGTTLSDYHDDEIERKISISTSLLHCEWKHHKINILDTPGYSDFLGEVKGAMRVVETGVVLVNAVSGVEVGTEQVWEYAKEENVSRIIFINRMDKENANFDKTLAMLQQRFGMKVVPVQFPVEEGEQFHSFVDLIHMKVISYTADGSGKATESDIPDNLKAKADELREKLVEAIAESDDEILEKYFEEGEISADDFKKGLLKGIKEQNIFPVLVGAATANVGVKELMDFIIDFAPSPAEYPEIVGQDVKTGEEVVRKASPDAPMASLVFKVISELHVGEFSCFRVFSGVMHVGDEVMNPNQKATEKIGQIYMLNGKNRKEVPQVSAGDIASVVKLKNTHTGDTLCDKKEPILLRGIQFPDPVIRVAVEPKSKGDEEKIGVGLQTIHEEDPTFVSAFDPELRQTIIQGQGELHLTIVVKRLKDKFGVEVDLTEPKIPYRETIKGKAEVQGKFKRQSGGRGQYGDVWIRLEPKGRGEGYEFVDAIVGGVVPGKYIPAVDKGIQEAMAEGVLAGYPVVDVKATLYDGSFHPVDSSDMAFKIAGSMAFKKAFLQANPILLEPIYDVEVKVPEEYLGDVMGDLSSRRGKIQGIDSEGPFQIIRAKVPLAELYRYSTALRSMTQGRGIHRRKFSHYEEVPHDIAEKIVEAAKQEKENENK, encoded by the coding sequence GTGAAAGATTATTCAATGGAAAAACTCAGAAATGTGGGGTTGATTTCTCATGGGGGTGTCGGTAAAACCTCCCTCGCCGAAGCCATGCTTTTTGATGCAGGCGAAACCAATCGGTTGGGGAAGGTTGATGACGGCACAACCCTTTCTGATTATCATGATGACGAAATTGAACGAAAAATCTCAATCAGTACCTCCCTTTTACACTGCGAATGGAAGCACCATAAAATCAACATATTGGATACCCCGGGCTATTCAGACTTCCTCGGTGAGGTCAAGGGTGCCATGCGGGTTGTTGAAACCGGCGTGGTTCTTGTTAATGCCGTTTCCGGAGTGGAAGTGGGAACAGAGCAGGTCTGGGAATACGCGAAAGAAGAAAATGTGTCAAGAATTATTTTCATTAACCGGATGGATAAAGAAAATGCCAATTTTGACAAAACGCTGGCCATGTTGCAGCAGCGGTTTGGAATGAAGGTTGTTCCGGTTCAATTTCCCGTGGAAGAAGGTGAACAATTTCATTCATTTGTTGATCTCATTCACATGAAGGTTATCTCCTACACAGCCGATGGTTCGGGCAAAGCGACGGAATCTGACATCCCGGATAATTTGAAAGCAAAGGCCGATGAACTCCGGGAGAAATTGGTCGAGGCCATTGCAGAGAGTGATGATGAGATCCTTGAAAAATATTTTGAAGAGGGAGAAATTTCTGCCGACGATTTTAAAAAGGGCCTGCTGAAAGGCATAAAAGAACAAAACATTTTTCCGGTACTGGTGGGTGCCGCAACAGCAAATGTGGGCGTAAAAGAGCTGATGGATTTTATTATTGATTTTGCACCGTCGCCGGCAGAATATCCTGAAATTGTGGGACAGGACGTAAAAACGGGCGAGGAAGTTGTTCGAAAGGCCTCTCCCGATGCACCCATGGCGTCCCTGGTATTCAAGGTGATCTCTGAACTTCACGTCGGCGAATTTTCCTGTTTCAGGGTTTTTTCGGGTGTGATGCATGTGGGGGATGAGGTCATGAATCCCAATCAGAAAGCGACTGAAAAGATCGGACAGATTTACATGTTAAATGGGAAAAATCGAAAAGAAGTACCGCAGGTGTCTGCCGGTGATATTGCCTCCGTCGTTAAATTAAAAAATACACACACTGGCGATACACTTTGTGATAAAAAAGAACCCATTTTACTCCGTGGAATTCAATTCCCGGATCCGGTGATTCGGGTAGCCGTTGAGCCCAAATCAAAGGGTGATGAGGAAAAAATCGGCGTCGGATTGCAAACGATTCATGAAGAAGACCCCACCTTTGTTTCGGCATTCGATCCTGAACTTCGGCAGACCATCATTCAGGGGCAGGGTGAACTCCATCTAACCATTGTTGTCAAACGGCTAAAAGATAAATTCGGCGTTGAGGTGGATCTGACCGAGCCCAAAATCCCTTACCGTGAGACGATTAAGGGGAAGGCGGAAGTTCAGGGAAAATTTAAGCGGCAGTCCGGCGGGCGCGGCCAGTACGGCGACGTCTGGATTCGTCTGGAACCGAAAGGCCGGGGTGAAGGGTATGAATTCGTTGATGCCATTGTGGGCGGGGTGGTCCCCGGCAAATATATCCCGGCCGTCGATAAGGGAATCCAGGAGGCCATGGCCGAAGGCGTTCTGGCGGGGTATCCGGTTGTGGACGTTAAGGCCACGCTTTACGATGGGTCGTTTCACCCGGTAGATTCATCCGATATGGCCTTTAAAATCGCGGGTTCGATGGCTTTTAAAAAAGCGTTTCTGCAGGCGAATCCCATCCTGCTGGAACCCATTTACGATGTCGAAGTCAAGGTTCCGGAAGAATATCTGGGCGATGTGATGGGCGATTTGTCCAGCCGGCGCGGCAAAATTCAGGGCATTGATTCAGAAGGCCCGTTCCAGATTATTCGGGCGAAAGTTCCCCTGGCAGAGCTTTACCGCTATTCTACTGCACTGCGTTCCATGACTCAGGGACGCGGCATTCACCGGAGGAAATTCAGCCATTATGAAGAAGTTCCTCATGACATTGCAGAAAAAATCGTCGAAGCGGCAAAGCAGGAAAAGGAAAACGAAAACAAATAG
- a CDS encoding HIT domain-containing protein, with protein sequence MKYLWAPWRLQYIQNTNAEKGEGCIFCTIPKDPPANDQRNLLLFRGEKAFVMLNKFPYNNGHLLIIPYRHLADFENLDGEEKLEMMDLIEKSVRALKAAFHPQGFNVGMNLGRVAGAGIDDHLHFHVVPRWNGDTNFMPVLGQTKVISSSLEDTLLALKTYFEK encoded by the coding sequence ATGAAATATCTTTGGGCCCCGTGGCGCTTGCAATATATTCAAAATACGAATGCCGAAAAAGGAGAGGGCTGCATATTTTGCACCATTCCAAAAGACCCTCCCGCGAATGATCAGAGGAACCTCCTCTTGTTTCGCGGAGAAAAGGCATTTGTGATGCTCAATAAATTCCCCTACAATAATGGGCATCTGTTGATTATCCCTTATCGTCATCTGGCTGATTTTGAGAACCTGGATGGTGAAGAGAAATTGGAAATGATGGATTTGATTGAAAAGTCCGTTCGTGCCCTTAAAGCGGCCTTTCATCCTCAGGGATTCAATGTCGGGATGAATCTCGGCCGTGTGGCCGGTGCAGGAATTGATGATCACCTGCATTTTCATGTGGTTCCCCGCTGGAACGGCGATACCAATTTTATGCCGGTTCTGGGGCAAACAAAGGTCATCTCCTCCAGTCTGGAAGATACGCTGCTGGCCCTGAAAACGTATTTTGAGAAATAA
- a CDS encoding aldolase, with protein sequence MISTKGVQVPFDVPKDAENTYIDNYLTLTKGTGRLMLFAGDQKVEHLNKDFYGDGISPDDNTPEHLFRIAQAAEIGVFATQLGLISRYGRDYADVPYLVKLNSKTNLVKTDQMDPFSNQWIDIHQVAEFKNNTRLNILGVGYTIYLGSEFEADMLRQAAQIVYEAHRVGLVTVLWIYPRGKAVGDEKDPHLIAGATGVAAALGTDFVKVNYPKKEGAESKEIFKEAILAAGRTKVVCAGGSSMDAKAFLQQLHDQIFVSGASGNATGRNIHQKSFEEAVRMCNAISAITLKDMSVDDAYAIYLGKKSFSMD encoded by the coding sequence ATGATATCCACAAAAGGTGTGCAGGTTCCATTCGATGTGCCCAAAGACGCTGAAAATACGTACATCGATAATTATTTAACCCTCACAAAGGGGACAGGACGTTTAATGTTGTTTGCGGGGGATCAAAAAGTGGAACATTTAAACAAGGATTTTTACGGCGATGGTATTTCTCCCGACGATAACACCCCCGAACATTTATTCCGGATCGCGCAGGCCGCAGAAATTGGCGTATTTGCCACCCAGTTGGGACTCATTTCCCGCTATGGCAGAGATTATGCGGATGTGCCCTATCTTGTAAAACTGAATTCCAAAACCAATCTTGTCAAAACCGACCAGATGGATCCCTTCAGCAACCAGTGGATTGACATTCATCAGGTCGCCGAATTCAAAAACAATACCCGGTTAAACATTCTGGGTGTGGGCTACACAATTTATCTGGGAAGTGAATTTGAGGCGGATATGCTGCGGCAGGCCGCGCAGATCGTGTACGAGGCCCATCGGGTTGGGTTGGTCACGGTTCTCTGGATTTACCCCCGGGGAAAAGCGGTAGGGGATGAAAAAGACCCGCACCTGATTGCCGGCGCCACGGGGGTAGCCGCGGCCCTGGGCACCGATTTCGTCAAAGTGAACTATCCCAAAAAAGAGGGCGCGGAATCCAAGGAGATCTTCAAGGAAGCGATTCTGGCTGCCGGACGAACCAAGGTTGTTTGCGCCGGCGGATCTTCCATGGATGCAAAAGCCTTCCTTCAGCAGCTCCACGATCAGATTTTTGTTTCGGGAGCCAGCGGAAATGCCACCGGGCGGAACATCCACCAAAAATCCTTTGAAGAGGCCGTGCGCATGTGCAATGCGATTTCAGCCATTACATTGAAGGATATGAGCGTTGACGATGCCTATGCCATCTATCTTGGCAAAAAATCTTTTTCAATGGATTAA
- a CDS encoding sigma-70 family RNA polymerase sigma factor: MGKKIVHRTEKLYSNALEKYLQEIGETPLISPEEEVELARQIHEGNHEALEKLTRANLRFVVSIAKQYQNQGLSLDDLINEGNLGLIKAATRFDETRGFKFISYAVWWIRQSILQALAEQSRVVRLPLNRVGALNRIGKALSLLEQEFEREPTAEEIAAELDMSINDVNYALRIGGRHLSLDAPFYYGEDKDSSLLDLIEDRTSHAPDEDLLEESLKKELEHVLTSLTKREAEVIRLYFGLGLERPLTLEEIGERFQLTRERVRQIKEKAIHRLRHSSRSRKLRHYLG, from the coding sequence TTGGGAAAAAAAATTGTGCATCGAACCGAAAAGTTATACAGCAATGCATTGGAAAAATACCTTCAAGAAATCGGGGAAACCCCCCTTATCAGCCCGGAAGAAGAAGTTGAGTTAGCCCGCCAAATTCATGAAGGGAATCACGAAGCTCTGGAAAAACTCACACGAGCAAATCTCAGGTTTGTTGTCAGTATTGCAAAGCAGTATCAGAATCAGGGTCTCTCTCTGGACGATCTGATTAATGAAGGAAATCTTGGCTTAATAAAAGCAGCCACACGATTTGACGAGACGCGGGGCTTTAAATTTATTTCCTATGCAGTATGGTGGATTCGACAATCGATTCTTCAGGCACTGGCGGAACAGTCACGTGTGGTTCGGCTGCCCTTGAATCGTGTGGGCGCCTTGAATCGGATTGGCAAAGCGTTGTCGCTACTGGAACAAGAATTCGAGCGTGAACCCACTGCAGAGGAAATTGCAGCAGAACTGGACATGAGTATAAATGATGTAAATTATGCACTTCGGATTGGGGGGCGACACCTGTCCCTGGACGCGCCCTTTTATTATGGCGAAGATAAAGACAGCTCATTGCTCGATTTAATTGAAGATCGCACCAGCCATGCTCCGGATGAGGACCTTCTCGAAGAATCTCTTAAAAAGGAATTGGAGCATGTGCTTACCTCGCTTACAAAACGTGAAGCGGAAGTCATTCGTCTCTATTTCGGACTGGGACTGGAACGGCCGCTGACGCTGGAGGAAATAGGCGAACGTTTTCAACTCACGCGTGAAAGGGTTCGTCAGATCAAAGAAAAGGCTATCCATCGATTGCGCCACAGTTCCCGCAGCCGAAAGCTGCGGCATTACCTCGGATAG
- a CDS encoding M23 family metallopeptidase, with the protein MWNLKLLLFSKDHSEAKFFLLTPKKLTLLAFFLFISTFAFSATVLYLATNIYHDYKIASLNHQNAILVSQLNTMEQRIHGLSGKIRELEKTDDDLRMLADLPEVDESMRDIGFGGTADYLDYSIEDLPVEIGKKTSNLRLDIEKLDRRLLMEKESFNLIRKKLQANLKLIQHTPSIRPVTIGRLKSKFGRRADPFLGIIRHHDGIDIAAPDGTPVYAPADGVVIAINNSPIARKGYGRYVIIDHGYGYETLYGHLSKINVRVGQKVKRWDKIAEVGHTGRATGSHLHYEVRVKQRPVDPMAFIYNW; encoded by the coding sequence ATGTGGAATTTAAAGCTTTTACTATTTTCAAAGGATCATTCCGAAGCGAAATTCTTTTTATTGACCCCCAAAAAATTAACCCTTTTAGCCTTTTTCCTTTTTATCAGCACATTTGCATTCTCCGCAACGGTTCTGTATCTGGCCACCAATATCTATCATGATTATAAAATAGCCAGTCTGAATCATCAAAATGCCATTCTTGTATCTCAACTGAATACCATGGAACAAAGAATACATGGTTTGAGTGGTAAAATCCGCGAGCTGGAAAAAACCGACGATGACCTGCGAATGCTTGCTGATCTTCCGGAAGTGGATGAAAGCATGCGGGACATCGGTTTTGGGGGCACCGCTGATTATCTGGATTATTCCATTGAAGATTTGCCTGTTGAAATCGGTAAAAAGACAAGCAATCTCCGTCTGGATATCGAAAAGCTGGACCGGCGCCTGCTGATGGAAAAGGAAAGCTTTAATCTCATTCGTAAAAAATTACAGGCCAACCTAAAACTGATTCAACATACCCCCTCAATTCGCCCGGTAACCATTGGGCGTCTGAAAAGTAAATTCGGACGCCGGGCCGATCCCTTTCTTGGAATTATTCGCCACCATGACGGTATTGACATTGCCGCACCGGACGGAACGCCTGTTTATGCCCCGGCCGATGGTGTTGTCATTGCCATTAATAATTCACCGATTGCCAGAAAAGGCTATGGCCGGTACGTTATTATTGACCATGGTTACGGTTACGAAACGCTCTATGGGCACCTGTCAAAAATCAATGTAAGGGTTGGGCAAAAGGTAAAACGCTGGGACAAAATTGCCGAAGTGGGGCATACCGGACGTGCGACGGGAAGCCATCTTCATTACGAAGTGCGCGTGAAACAACGTCCCGTGGATCCCATGGCATTCATCTATAATTGGTAA
- a CDS encoding pantoate--beta-alanine ligase, with product MKIIHSITDMQRESDALRRNGQIIGFVPTMGYLHEGHLSLLRIARKRADVTVMSIFVNPTQFGPNEDLERYPRDFERDERLAREEGCDILFYPSAEEMYPHPYRTYVEVEEITRVLCGKSRPTHFRGVTTVVAKLFNIVKPHFAVFGQKDAQQAIVIKQMVRDLNFDLEILTGPIVREPDGLAMSSRNVYLSPDERKDALLLHESLTEARRQIDAGERDALKLKKTIERILRQGKSVKIDYVEIVDTTNLKPVDKIRGDVLIALAVFVGKTRLIDNIQLTVSS from the coding sequence ATGAAAATAATCCATAGCATTACGGATATGCAAAGGGAATCCGATGCTCTGAGACGCAACGGGCAAATCATCGGATTTGTTCCAACCATGGGCTATTTACACGAGGGGCATCTCAGCCTGTTGCGAATAGCCCGCAAACGTGCGGATGTAACCGTTATGAGCATTTTTGTCAATCCCACTCAATTCGGTCCTAATGAAGACCTGGAACGCTATCCCCGGGATTTTGAGCGGGATGAAAGGTTGGCCCGTGAGGAAGGGTGTGACATCCTTTTTTACCCTTCGGCCGAAGAAATGTACCCGCATCCGTACCGCACATACGTCGAAGTTGAAGAGATTACCCGCGTGCTGTGCGGAAAATCCCGCCCCACGCATTTCCGCGGCGTGACCACCGTAGTAGCCAAGTTGTTTAACATTGTAAAGCCCCATTTTGCGGTTTTTGGTCAGAAAGATGCCCAGCAGGCTATCGTGATCAAACAGATGGTTCGCGACTTGAATTTTGATCTGGAAATTCTCACAGGGCCCATTGTTCGTGAGCCGGACGGCCTGGCCATGAGCTCCAGAAATGTGTATCTTTCTCCGGACGAACGCAAGGATGCCCTTCTTCTCCACGAGTCGCTTACAGAAGCCAGAAGACAGATTGACGCCGGGGAACGGGATGCATTAAAACTCAAAAAAACAATTGAACGCATTTTGCGCCAGGGGAAATCAGTGAAAATAGATTATGTTGAGATTGTGGATACCACAAATCTAAAGCCTGTTGACAAAATTCGCGGTGATGTGCTTATTGCACTGGCCGTTTTTGTGGGAAAAACCCGTCTTATTGATAATATTCAATTGACCGTCTCATCGTGA